A region from the Fusarium musae strain F31 chromosome 1, whole genome shotgun sequence genome encodes:
- the VPH1 gene encoding H(+)-transporting V0 sector ATPase subunit a (EggNog:ENOG41), with protein MAPKPDTPFRSADMSMVQLYVSNEIGREVVTALGELGLCQFRDLNEDVSAFQRTFTQEIRRLDNVERQLRYFYAQMDKIGIPLRKLDLDVERLASPSTSEIDELAERSQKLEQRVSALNESYETLKKREGDLTEWRWVLREAGSFFDRAHGNVEEIRASTDNDDAPLLSDIEQNQGGPDAERSFSGMNIGFVAGVIARDRVASFERILWRTLRGNLYMNQSEIPEPLIDPTNNEAINKNVFVIFAHGKEILNKIRKISESMGADVYNVDENSDLRRDQIHEVNNRLEDVQNVLQNTQATLQAELKQISQSLSAWMVLVAKEKAVYNTLNNFSYDSARRTLIAEAWVPTNDLPLIRTTLQDVTNRAGLSVPSIINKIQTNKTPPTYLKTNKITEGFQTIVNAYGTATYQEVNPAIPVFVTFPFLFAVMFGDFGHAIIMLSAALAMIYWEKSLKKVSFELFAMIFYGRYIALVMAVFSVFTGLIYNDVFSMSMTLFESAWEFKKPENYTNATSIVATLREDGHRYPFGLDYAWHGSENDLLFSNSLKMKMSILLGWAHMTYSLCFSYINARHFKKPIDIWGNFIPGMIFFQSIFGYLVICIVYKWSVDWLGTGRQPPGLLNMLIYMFLQPGTIPEGEELYAGQSVVQVILLLLAFIQVPILLFLKPFYLRWENSRARAKGYRSIGETSRVSALDGDDEDANGHGNSFDEDGEGVAMISQNISEEHEEFEFSEVMIHQVIHTIEFCLNCVSHTASYLRLWALSLAHQQLSIVLWSMTLGPALKMSGVVGVIMIVVCFTMWFFLTIAILVCMEGTSAMLHSLRLAWVESFSKFAEFAGWPFAPFSFHTLLEESEELKDYLG; from the exons ATGGCTCCTAAACCGGATACCCCATTCCGCTCTGCGGACATGAGCATGGTACAGCTCTATGTCTCTAATGAAATCGGTCGCGAAGTCGTTACGGCCCTCGGCGAGCTTGGTCTCTGCCAATTCCGCGAT CTTAATGAGGATGTCAGCGCATTCCAACGCACTTTTACTCAGGAGATTCGGCGACTCGACAATGTTGAGCGACAGCTGC GATACTTCTACGCTCAGATGGATAAAATCGGAATCCCGCTCCGAAAGCTGGACCTCGACGTTGAGCGACTTGCGTCTCCCTCAACTTCCGAAATTGACGAGCTTGCTGAGCGAAGCCAGAAGCTGGAACAGCGAGTATCTGCCCTGAACGAAAGCTACGAGACTCTGAAGAAGCGCGAGGGCGACTTGACCGAGTGGCGATGGGTCCTGCGTGAGGCcggcagcttcttcgacCGTGCCCACGGAAATGTCGAGGAGATCCGCGCTTCTACTGACAACGACGATGCTCCTCTTCTGTCTGACATCGAGCAAAACCAGGGTGGCCCCGATGCCGAGCGTTCTTTCTCTGGCATGAATATTGGCTTCGTCGCTGGTGTCATTGCTAGAGACAGAGTCGCCTCCTTCGAGCGTATCCTCTGGCGAACTCTGCGCGGTAACCTTTATATGAACCAGTCTGAGATTCCCGAGCCCTTGATCGATCCTACCAACAACGAGGCCATCAACAAGAACGTCTTCGTTATTTTCGCACATGGCAAGGAGatcctcaacaagatccGTAAGATCTCCGAGTCCATGGGTGCTGATGTGTACAATGTCGACGAGAACAGTGATCTTCGACGAGACCAGATTCACGAGGTCAACAACCGACTGGAGGATGTACAGAACGTTCTACAAAACACCCAGGCCACTCTTCAGGCAGAGCTTAAGCAGATCTCTCAGTCGCTGTCTGCCTGGATGGTTCTTGTCGCCAAGGAAAAGGCCGTGTATAACACTCTAAACAACTTCTCCTATGATAGTGCTCGGCGAACTCTCATTGCCGAAGCCTGGGTACCTACCAATGATCTTCCCCTGATCAGGACGACCCTTCAGGACGTTACTAACAGAGCTGGCCTCTCCGTCCCTTCTATTATCAATAAGATTCAGACCAACAAGACGCCGCCCACTTACCTGAAGACCAACAAGATCACCGAAGGTTTCCAGACTATCGTCAATGCCTATGGTACCGCCACGTACCAGGAAGTCAACCCGGCCATTCCTGTTTTTGTCACCTTCCCTTTCCTATTCGCTGTCATGTTTGGTGATTTCGGTCATGCCATTATCATGCTTTCCGCTGCTCTTGCTATGATTTACTGGGAGAAGTCCTTGAAGAAGGTTAGCTTCGAGCTGTTTGCCATGATCTTCTACGGCCGCTACATTGCTCTGGTCATGGCTGTTTTCTCCGTCTTTACCGGCCTCATCTACAATGATGTCTTTTCTATGTCCATGACTCTCTTCGAGAGTGCTTGGGAGTTTAAGAAGCCCGAGAACTATACCAACGCTACAAGCATCGTTGCCACTCTGAGGGAAGATGGTCACCGTTACCCCTTCGGTTTGGATTATGCATGGCACGGAAGTGAGAATGAcctcctcttcagcaacagtttgaagatgaagatgagtaTCCTTCTAGGCTGGGCACACATGACCTACTCTCTCTGCTTCTCTTACATCAACGCTCGCCACTTCAAGAAGCCCATTGACATCTGGGGCAACTTCATCCCTGGCATGATCTTCTTCCAGTCCATCTTTGGCTACCTGGTTATTTGCATTGTTTACAAGTGGTCTGTTGATTGGCTGGGCACTGGCCGCCAACCTCCTGGACTGCTCAACATGCTTATTTACATGTTCCTCCAGCCTGGAACCATTCCTGAGGGCGAAGAGCTTTACGCTGGACAGTCTGTTGTCCAAGTCattctcttgctcttggctTTCATCCAAGTccccatcctcctcttcctcaagcctTTCTATCTTCGATGGGAGAACAGCCGTGCTCGCGCCAAGGGTTACCGTAGCATAGGTGAAACCTCCCGAGTTAGTGCTTTGgacggcgatgatgaagacgccAATGGCCACGGCAACAGCTTcgacgaagatggcgaggGAGTTGCTATGATCTCCCAGAACATTAGTGAGGAGCATGAGGAGTTCGAGTTCAGCGAGGTTATGATCCACCAGGTCATTCACACAATTG AATTCTGTCTGAACTGTGTCTCACACACTGCCTCTTACCTCCGACTTTGGGCTTTGTCTCTCGCTCATCAACAGCTGAGTATTGTGCTTTGGTCCATGACTCTTGGCCCTGCCCTCAAAATGAGCGGCGTTGTCGGTGTCATAATGATTGTTGTCTGTTTTACTATGTGGTTCTTCTTGA CCATTGCTATTCTCGTTTGTATGGAGGGTACCAGTGCCATGTTGCACTCCCTGCGTCTCGCTTGGGTCGAGTCGTTCTCCAAGTTCGCAGAGTTTGCCGGTTGGCCCTTTGCGCCTTTCTCGTTCCACACCCTGCTGGAAGAGTCGGAAGAGCTCAAGGACTACTTGGGTTAA
- the YSH1 gene encoding endoribonuclease ysh1 (BUSCO:EOG09260RRC), with translation MASKRKASAMNAAAAEEPVDPSDELMFLCLGGGNEVGRSCHIIQYKGKTVMLDAGQHPAYDGLAALPFYDDFDLSTVDVLLISHFHIDHAASLPYVLAKTNFRGRVFMTHPTKAIYKWLIQDSVRVGNTSSNPTTQPVYTEQDHLNTFPQIEAIDYHTTHTISSIRITPYPAGHVLGAAMFLIEIAGLNIFFTGDYSREQDRHLVSAEVPKGVKIDVLITESTYGIASHVPRLEREQALMKSITSILNRGGRVLMPVFALGRAQELLLILDEYWGKHADFQKYPIYYASNLARKCMLIYQTYVGAMNDNIKRLFRERMVEAEASGDGAGKGGPWDFKYIRSLKNLDRFDDVGGCVMLASPGMLQNGVSRELLERWAPSEKNGVIITGYSVEGTMAKQIMQEPDQIQAVMSRSMAGARRMPGGDGEKVLIPRRCSVQEYSFAAHVDGVENREFIEEVAAPVVILVHGEQHNMMRLKSKLLSLNANKTAKVKVYSPRNCEELRIPFKADKTAKVVGKLASIQPPQSIHPDQSAAPPLVTGVLVQNDFKLSLMAPEDLREYAGLNTTTITCKQRLTLSAAGVDLVKWALEGTFGNIEELPEMRRGKNGQSNGNGDHMITDGEETKQEDADEEVASLVAAYLVMGCVSVRYRTNGEVELEWEGNMLNDGIADSVMAVLFSVESSPAAVKRSSAKHSHSHELPDVNPHHSASPEERLERLLWFLEAQFGQDNVAPVTTPKLPDIEDAEDKIKKDEADDAMKTEEDGEDTQLQERQQKEIDRLHKIGIPVPGVSIKVDRMNATVWLEDLEVESNNKVFADRVRAVVERAVEVTAPLWG, from the exons ATGGCATCCAAACGAAAGGCTTCCGCCATGAACGCGGCTGCGGCGGAAGAGCCAGTGGATCCTTCAGATGAACTTATGTTTCTTTGCCTAGGAGGGGGAAACGAAGTGGGAAGGTCGTGTCATATTATTCAATACAAGGGAAAGACGGTTATG CTTGACGCCGGCCAACACCCCGCATACGATGGACTCGCTGCACTGCCCTTCTACGACGATTTCGATCTTAGCACCGTcgatgttcttctcatcagcca TTTCCACATCGACCATGCAGCATCCTTACCATACGTTCTCGCAAAGACGAACTTCAGGGGTCGTGTCTTTATGACCCATCCCACAAAGGCCATCTACAAGTGGCTCATTCAGGATAGTGTTCGAGTAGGCAATACCTCATCGAATCCTACTACACAGCCAGTGTATACTGAGCAAGACCATCTAAACACATTCCCTCAGATCGAGGCCATCGACTACCACACAACCCATACTATCTCCTCCATCAGAATCACCCCTTACCCTGCCGGCCATGTTCTTGGTGCTGCCATGTTCCTTATCGAGATTGCTggcctcaacatcttcttcacaGGTGACTACTCTCGCGAACAAGATCGACATTTAGTGTCAGCGGAGGTTCCAAAGGGCGTCAAGATTGATGTTCTTATCACTGAATCCACCTACGGCATTGCTTCTCATGTCCCTCGCCTAGAGAGAGAACAGGCCCTTATGAAGTCCATCACAAGTATCCTCAACCGAGGCGGTCGCGTCCTCATGCCAGTCTTTGCCCTCGGACGAGCTCAGGAGCTGCTTCTGATTCTGGACGAGTATTGGGGAAAGCATGCTGACTTCCAGAAGTACCCCATCTACTATGCCAGTAACCTTGCCAGGAAGTGTATGCTTATCTACCAGACCTACGTTGGTGCCATGAACGACAACATCAAGCGTTTGTTCCGTGAGCGAATGGTCGAGGCAGAGGCGTCTGGCGATGGAGCTGGTAAGGGTGGACCGTGGGACTTTAAGTACATCCGTTCTCTCAAGAACTTGGACAGgtttgacgatgttggcgGGTGTGTCATGCTTGCCAGTCCAGGTATGCTGCAGAATGGTGTCAGCCGTGAGCTCCTAGAACGGTGGGCGCCCAGCGAGAAGAACGGTGTGATCATCACGGGTTACAGTGTCGAAGGCACAATGGCTAAGCAGATCATGCAAGAACCTGATCAGATCCAGGCAGTCATGTCTCGTAGTATGGCGGGCGCTCGTCGAATGCCCGGAGGAGATGGCGAGAAAGTCCTCATTCCTCGAAGGTGTAGCGTTCAGGAATACTCGTTCGCGGCTCACgttgatggcgttgagaacCGTGAATTTATCGAAGAAGTTGCAGCCCCTGTCGTT ATTCTTGTTCACGGCGAACAGCACAACATGATGCGTCTCAAATCCAAACTCCTCTCTCTCAACGCAAACAAAACAGCAAAGGTCAAAGTCTACTCACCCCGCAACTGTGAAGAGCTTCGTATCCCCTTCAAAGCCGATAAGACTGCCAAGGTCGTTGGAAAACTTGCATCGATTCAGCCTCCTCAGAGCATTCATCCTGATCAAAGTGCTGCACCTCCTCTCGTTACTGGCGTCCTCGTCCAGAACGACTTCAAGCTTTCTCTCATGGCGCCCGAGGATCTCCGAGAGTACGCGGGTCTAAACACAACCACCATCACCTGCAAGCAGCGCCTGACACTCAGTGCTGCAGGTGTCGACCTCGTAAAGTGGGCTCTGGAGGGCACGTTTGGCAACATCGAAGAACTCCCCGAGATGCGTCGTGGGAAGAATGGCCAAAGCAATGGAAATGGTGATCATATGATCACAGATGGCGAGGAAACGAAGCAGGAGGAtgctgatgaagaggttGCTAGCCTCGTTGCAGCTTACCTCGTCATGGGATGTGTCTCAGTCCGATACCGCACAAACGGCGAGGTTGAGCTCGAGTGGGAGGGCAATATGCTCAACGACGGCATTGCCGACTCCGTCATGGCTGTTCTCTTCTCCGTGGAGAGTTCTCCTGCTGCTGTGAAGCGCTCCTCCGCTAAGCACTCGCACTCGCACGAGCTGCCTGATGTGAACCCTCACCACTCTGCTTCCCCAGAGGAGCGCCTTGAGCGTCTTCTCTGGTTTCTCGAAGCTCAGTTCGGTCAAGACAACGTTGCTCCAGTCACGACTCCCAAACTGCCAGATATAGAGGACGCCGAAgataagatcaagaaggacgaggCCGATGATGCCATGAAGACAGAGGAGGATGGTGAGGATACACAACTCCAGGAGAGACAACAGAAGGAGATTGACAGGCTGCACAAGATCGGTATTCCTGTGCCAGGAGTGTCCATTAAGGTGGACAGGATGAATGCTACGGTTTGGTTGGAAGACCTCGAGGTTGAGTCTAACAACAAGGTTTTTGCAGACAGAGTGAGAGCGGTGGTGGAGAGAGCTGTCGAGGTGACAGCACCTCTTTGGGGATGA
- a CDS encoding hypothetical protein (EggNog:ENOG41): MAQPQPQTQMQVPPRAFSPPQHSPSPAASQTNFALPPQKRARTDGPSSQPESPYATSPYAASPGATPGATATPPAGTGSPAFAQSPALPQPYATPYTNGHTTPGLNLPDVRPNSTPPIQQTQQLQQPIPQYTNATMTPVPVPTPGQLMTPTPGPGVMGPPQRPAERPTKDYEYDVTDSLAGTGIDLRAEEQYMNDLYATGFDEARTGFAHQPPGPKSSFYGAGPANQPAQSVPDQPQDQFATQQAERAWSESSMRLALQRTQEISDPFLLVALLHRRADKIAREHHLALNLDLKNNSQTMGKMRLPEQFPAPKVTVKVTPGPDSTMVHTTGSYIPHDAFLVDQLALMSIATKQRLRELVEDAHVVATNRQKTSHGDIPEEWTPAAAPMNAEPLEPIEKPADAVNGVDGTPVESANGDSTNPLKRSSDVAGLTNGVPPVKLPKVSSYMTTTMRDLARQERDWEEARLRKRQKRKDGIPDSGATTSRAGSVAPGTPGSVAPEAPKAMTKKEMKKNQQMKAAEIDSHQSQNTTSSLFAGFGGKGGLFGKKKAGKTYDWMTRGSGASTPTRNVAGAGKGPGGLGATPAPANMAMTTEGRNRLGTWREDKEKGRNIQLRDWVSVLERDGREGKALQKAYLYLDASNPK; encoded by the exons atggctcaacctcagcctcagacGCAGATGCAGGTGCCGCCTCGCGCATTCTCTCCGCCGCAGCATTCACCCTCGCCTGCCGCGTCGCAGACCAACTTCGCCCTCCCACCGCAGAAACGAGCTCGAACCGACGGGCCATCCTCGCAACCCGAATCGCCATATGCCACATCCCCTTATGCCGCGAGTCCAGGTGCTACTCCAGGTGCTACAGCTACGCCGCCTGCTGGGACTGGATCTCCTGCATTTGCGCAAAGCCCTGCTCTGCCGCAACCGTATGCTACACCTTACACCAACGGCCACACAACGCCTGGCCTTAATCTCCCTGACGTACGACCGAACTCAACACCTCCTATTCAGCAGACTCAGCAGCTACAGCAGCCCATACCTCAATATACCAATGCCACAATGACTCCTGTTCCTGTACCCACTCCTGGTCAGCTAATGACCCCAACTCCTGGCCCCGGAGTCATGGGGCCTCCCCAAAGGCCAGCAGAGCGACCAACAAAGGATTACGAATACGATGTGACAGATTCACTTGCCGGTACTGGCATCGACCTTCGAGCTGAGGAGCAGTATATGAACGACCTGTATGCGACCGGTTTCGACGAAGCGCGGACGGGCTTTGCCCACCAGCCGCCGGGGCCAAAGTCGAGCTTCTACGGTGCCGGACCAGCAAATCAGCCTGCCCAGTCTGTTCCGGATCAACCACAGGATCAGTTTGCTACACAGCAAGCGGAGAGGGCTTGGTCAGAGTCGTCGATGCGACTTGCACTCCAGCGGACACAGGAGATAAGTGATCCTTTTTTGCTGGTCGCTTTGCTGCATCGACGCGCGGACAAAATTGCACGAGAACACCACCTGGCGCTGAACCTGGACCTGAAGAACAACAGTCAAACCATGGGAAAGATGAGGCTTCCAGAACAATTTCCCGCGCCAAAGGTGACGGTTAAAGTGACTCCAGGCCCAGATTCGACCATGGTTCATACAACCGGCTCATACATCCCACACGATGCTTTTCTAGTTGATCAGTTGGCATTGATGTCTATTGCAACAAAGCAGCGACTCCGAGAACTAGTGGAAGATGCACATGTAGTGGCAACGAATAGGCAAAAGACATCTCATGGCGACATACCTGAGGAATGGACTCCAGCGGCAGCTCCTATGAATGCTGAGCCCCTCGAGCCCATTGAGAAGCCAGCGGATGCAGTCAACGGTGTCGACGGGACCCCTGTGGAGAGTGCGAACGGGGATAGCACGAATCCACTGAAGC GTTCCAGCGATGTAGCTGGATTGACCAACGGCGTGCCTCCAGTCAAGCTGCCTAAAGTGTCGTCGTATATGACAACGACGATGCGGGACCTTGCTAGACAGGAGCGTGACTGGGAAGAGGCACGACTCCGCAAGCGCCAGAAACGCAAGGATGGTATACCAGACTCGGGAGCCACGACATCACGTGCTGGTAGCGTGGCGCCTGGCACTCCTGGTTCTGTAGCGCCAGAAGCTCCAAAAGCAATGacgaagaaggagatgaagaagaaccagCAGATGAAGGCTGCTGAAATTGACAGTCATCAGAGCCAAAACACCACGAGTAGCCTCTTTGCTGGCTTCGGAGGTAAGGGCGGACTGTTTGGTAAAAAGAAGGCTGGCAAGACATACGACTGGATGACTCGAGGCAGCGGAGCCAGCACGCCGACCAGAAACGTTGCGGGTGCCGGAAAAGGGCCCGGAGGGCTGGGAGCGACGCCGGCACCTGCAAACATGGCCATGACTACCGAGGGCCGCAATCGACTTGGCACGTGGAGAGAGGACAAAGAAAAGGGGCGGAATATCCAGCTTCGCGACTGGGTTTCAGTATTAGAAAGGGACGGAAGAGAAGGCAAGGCGCTTCAAAAGGCGTACCTTTACCTGGACGCATCGAACCCCAAATaa
- a CDS encoding hypothetical protein (EggNog:ENOG41) produces MSDAISSFLRRVIVESPPGEWAVRQLRELLIGALKQGPIPQHVSFEMDGNRRYARNHRMETVEGHHRGFEALARIMEICYKSGVKVVTVYAFSIENFNRPKYEVEGLMELAKIKLEQLTKYGHILDRYGARVRVLGQRDMIRPDVLEVVDKAVARTKHNNKAVLNICFPYTSRAEITSAVKSTVQEFLAPTPPRSTPFSPSRIRQKILSRQLDGRERLPTIPDVLPEEVEPLDGDDAKKDSDGDSSSPTLQPDSPPPRLRARNSAASLSGLPNPETITAETLDKHMYTANDPPLDIFVRTSGVERLSDFMLWQCHQDTQIFFIDTLWPDFDLKDFIWILLEWQWRQKQKDRDEAVVRPSSVTA; encoded by the exons ATGTCTGACGCTATATCATCATTTCTCCGGAGGGTAATTGTTGAATCTCCGCCCGGAGAATGGGCTGTGCGCCAGCTTCGCGAACTGCTCATTGGCGCCCTCAAGCAAGGCCCTATTCCTCAACATGTTTCTTTTGAGATGGATGGCAACCGACGATATGCTCGAAATCATAGAATGGAGACCGTAGAGGGTCATCACCGAGGATTCGAGGCGCTGGCTAGA ATCATGGAAATTTGCTACAAGTCCGGAGTCAAGGTAGTGACTGTATACGCCTTCAGTATTGAGAACTTCAATCGACCAAAATATGAGGTGGAGGGTCTGATggagctggccaagatcaagctggAGCAGCTAACAAAATATGGTCATATCCTCGATCGTTATGGTGCCCGTGTGCGCGTCTTGGGCCAGCGCGACATGATCCGACCCGACGTTCTTGAAGTGGTCGACAAGGCTGTCGCGAGAACTAAGCATAACAACAA GGCCGTTCTGAACATTTGCTTCCCATACACCTCGCGAGCCGAGATCACATCCGCAGTGAAATCAACAGTGCAAGAGTTCCTCGCTCCCACACCTCCTCGAAGCACGCCCTTCTCCCCATCTCGAATTCGGCAGAAGATCCTTTCGCGCCAGCTGGACGGTCGCGAGCGTCTGCCTACAATCCCGGATGTCCTCCCCGAAGAGGTCGAACCATTAGATGGAGatgatgccaagaaggacaGCGATGGAGATTCCTCATCGCCTACACTGCAACCCGactcccctcctcctcgcctACGCGCAAGGAACAGCGCTGCTAGCCTTTCGGGCTTACCGAACCCCGAAACAATCACAGCCGAGACCCTGGACAAGCACATGTACACTGCAAACGACCCGCCCCTAGATATCTTTGTTCGAACCAGCGGAGTCGAGCGCCTTAGCGACTTCATGCTTTGGCAATGCCATCAGGATACacagatcttcttcatcgataCTTTGTGGCCTGACTTCGACCTCAAGGACTTTATCTGGATTCTGCTCGAGTGGCAATGGAGACAAAAGCAGAAGGATCGCGACGAGGCAGTGGttcggccttcttctgttACAGCGTGA